A stretch of Gossypium hirsutum isolate 1008001.06 chromosome A06, Gossypium_hirsutum_v2.1, whole genome shotgun sequence DNA encodes these proteins:
- the LOC121230682 gene encoding cysteine-rich receptor-like protein kinase 28, protein MDSSLQFLFISFTISFLLTLAVAQEEPLDFSCMETGVNFTINSTYETNLNRLISSFSANTANDYGFYNLSSGEGSNRVNSTALCRGDVGSGDCLGCINNATTELRSLCPDQREAIIWYNNCMFRYTNHLWRCGRRPFALHVE, encoded by the coding sequence ATGGATTCTTCATTGCagtttttattcatttctttcaCTATTTCCTTCCTTCTTACTCTTGCCGTTGCCCAAGAAGAGCCTCTAGACTTTTCCTGTATGGAAACCGGTGTCAATTTCACCATAAACAGCACTTACGAGACCAACCTCAATCGTCTCATATCTTCTTTCTCTGCAAACACAGCAAATGATTATGGATTTTACAATCTATCTTCCGGGGAGGGTTCCAATAGAGTTAACTCGACTGCACTTTGCAGAGGAGATGTGGGATCAGGCGATTGCCTCGGCTGCATCAACAACGCAACGACCGAGCTGAGAAGTCTTTGTCCCGACCAGAGGGAAGCAATTATCTGGTATAACAATTGCATGTTTCGTTACACAAACCATCTTTGGCGTTGTGGAAGACGACCCTTTGCTCTACATGTGGAATGA